Proteins found in one Vagococcus carniphilus genomic segment:
- a CDS encoding ABC transporter substrate-binding protein, protein MKKRSFMFIASLFLLTSCGIPGGGNPDQLKKNKKNAETIKIGLNLELSGAVAAYGNQEKDGIELAVEEINQKGGINGKKVELVIKDNKSDTAESAAVAANLTTKEEVVAIIGPATSGASKAEIPNITKSKVPAITPSGTDDTITVLNDRIQEFMFRACFQDSFQGVILANYATQNLGANKAVIIGDVSSDYAKGLTSSFKNTFKGDIVADEKFNQKDKDYKAILTKIKDKDFDFIYLPGYYEEAGLIIKQAREMGIEQPILGADGFSDEKLIGIAGKENMNEIYYTAHFSENAPSSERVEHFIQAFKKKYKKTPSSFNALAYDSMYMIAESMEKAGEIDSEKLAKELAELKDFDGVTGKMSMDKNHNPKKPAVVIGVKDGKEASADVVNP, encoded by the coding sequence ATGAAAAAAAGAAGTTTCATGTTTATTGCTAGTTTATTCTTGTTAACTAGTTGTGGTATTCCTGGTGGAGGAAATCCAGACCAGCTTAAGAAAAATAAAAAAAATGCGGAGACAATCAAAATTGGTTTAAATTTAGAATTATCAGGCGCAGTAGCTGCTTATGGTAATCAGGAAAAAGATGGTATAGAGTTAGCCGTTGAAGAGATTAATCAAAAAGGTGGAATCAACGGTAAAAAAGTCGAGCTAGTTATTAAAGATAATAAATCAGATACGGCAGAATCAGCAGCAGTAGCAGCTAATTTAACAACGAAAGAGGAAGTAGTCGCAATTATTGGTCCAGCGACGTCAGGTGCTAGTAAAGCTGAAATTCCTAATATTACTAAGTCTAAAGTTCCTGCTATTACACCTTCTGGAACAGATGATACGATTACCGTTTTAAATGATCGTATTCAAGAATTTATGTTTAGAGCTTGTTTTCAAGATTCTTTTCAAGGAGTTATCTTAGCTAATTATGCCACTCAAAATTTAGGAGCTAACAAGGCAGTTATCATTGGTGATGTTTCCAGTGACTATGCAAAAGGATTAACTTCTTCCTTTAAAAATACTTTTAAGGGAGATATCGTTGCTGATGAAAAATTTAATCAAAAGGATAAAGATTACAAAGCAATCTTAACTAAGATTAAAGATAAAGATTTTGATTTTATTTATTTACCAGGATATTACGAAGAGGCAGGATTGATTATTAAACAGGCAAGAGAAATGGGAATTGAACAACCCATCTTAGGTGCAGATGGGTTCTCAGATGAAAAATTAATCGGAATTGCTGGTAAAGAAAATATGAACGAAATTTATTATACAGCCCACTTTTCAGAGAATGCACCAAGTTCTGAACGGGTGGAACACTTTATTCAAGCGTTCAAAAAGAAATATAAAAAGACGCCAAGTTCTTTTAATGCTTTAGCCTATGATTCAATGTACATGATTGCTGAATCAATGGAAAAAGCAGGAGAAATTGATAGTGAAAAACTAGCAAAAGAACTTGCGGAATTAAAAGATTTTGACGGAGTAACAGGAAAAATGAGTATGGATAAAAATCATAATCCTAAAAAACCTGCAGTTGTTATTGGGGTTAAAGATGGAAAAGAAGCATCTGCTGATGTGGTTAATCCATAG
- a CDS encoding branched-chain amino acid ABC transporter permease: MDVFQQLVNGLSLGSIYALLALGYTMVYGIIKLINFAHGEVYMMGAFVGYFVTNQFKLGLIPTLLIAMAVCSVLGVLIEYLAYRPLRNSTRIAALITAIGVSFLIQSLMIYFIGADTRPFPQMIQNKNYDVGLFTISNIQLMILTTSVVLMILLQFIVKYTKMGKAMRAVSVDADAAQLMGINVNHTISFTFAIGSSLAAAGGILIGLYYNSIDPMMGVAPGLKAFIAAVFGGIGIIPGAALGGFVIGIIETFVSALGFTAYRDAVVYGILIIVLLVRPAGLLGKNVKEKV; this comes from the coding sequence ATGGATGTATTTCAACAGTTGGTTAACGGTTTATCCTTAGGTAGTATCTATGCTTTACTAGCTTTGGGTTATACGATGGTTTACGGAATTATTAAATTAATTAATTTCGCTCATGGCGAAGTTTATATGATGGGAGCATTTGTTGGTTATTTTGTAACAAATCAATTTAAACTTGGTTTGATACCAACTTTATTAATTGCAATGGCTGTTTGCTCTGTTTTAGGTGTTTTAATTGAGTACTTGGCTTATAGGCCATTAAGAAACTCCACTAGAATTGCAGCCTTAATTACAGCAATTGGTGTCTCTTTTTTAATTCAGTCTTTAATGATTTATTTTATTGGTGCAGACACAAGACCTTTTCCACAAATGATTCAAAATAAAAACTATGATGTGGGTCTTTTTACAATTAGTAATATTCAATTGATGATTTTAACAACTTCTGTTGTCTTGATGATTCTGCTACAGTTTATTGTAAAATATACAAAAATGGGAAAAGCTATGAGAGCTGTTAGTGTCGATGCTGATGCAGCTCAATTAATGGGCATTAATGTAAATCATACTATTTCCTTTACTTTTGCAATTGGATCTTCCTTAGCTGCTGCTGGTGGTATTTTAATCGGTCTTTACTACAACAGCATTGATCCAATGATGGGGGTTGCCCCAGGACTTAAAGCATTTATTGCAGCAGTGTTTGGTGGTATTGGTATTATTCCAGGAGCAGCTCTAGGTGGGTTTGTCATCGGCATTATCGAAACTTTTGTTAGTGCTCTAGGTTTTACTGCTTATAGAGATGCCGTTGTATACGGTATTCTTATAATCGTATTACTTGTCCGCCCTGCTGGTTTACTTGGTAAAAATGTGAAAGAGAAAGTGTAG
- a CDS encoding branched-chain amino acid ABC transporter permease, translated as MKENLKSNVSWLLLMSVTFIFLAIMYFVGLMSPVIETTLVMIGINIILAVGLNLVIGVSGQFSLGHAGFMAIGAYATAILSLKNPTFTGFLTGVVVGAIISGLVALLVGIPTLRLSGDYLAIATLGVSEIIRTVIMNFDSVTNGPAGLFGITPFVNWGMVYFTVCVTTLITTNFINSPAGRATLAVRENEIAAESMGVNTTKYKVIAFVIGAMTAAVAGGLYTSYIQTIVPQNFDFMKSIDILIIVVFGGVGSITGTFIAAIALGFLNMFLQDAGALRMIIYALALVVVMIFKPTGLLGTKEWSFKKLFDKGGRMNVTSKSK; from the coding sequence ATGAAGGAGAACTTAAAAAGCAATGTATCTTGGCTTCTACTGATGAGTGTTACATTTATTTTCTTAGCTATTATGTATTTTGTTGGTCTCATGTCACCTGTCATTGAAACCACATTAGTAATGATTGGAATTAATATTATTTTAGCAGTAGGCTTAAATTTGGTCATTGGAGTTTCGGGACAATTTTCTTTGGGTCATGCTGGTTTTATGGCAATAGGAGCCTACGCTACAGCCATTCTATCTTTAAAAAATCCGACGTTCACAGGCTTTTTAACTGGTGTTGTAGTAGGTGCTATTATTTCAGGATTAGTAGCTCTTTTAGTTGGTATTCCAACGTTGCGTTTATCGGGAGATTATTTAGCAATTGCGACATTAGGGGTATCTGAGATTATTCGAACTGTTATTATGAATTTTGATAGTGTTACTAATGGTCCAGCAGGCTTATTTGGCATTACACCCTTTGTTAACTGGGGAATGGTCTATTTTACTGTCTGTGTAACAACATTGATTACAACCAATTTTATTAATAGTCCAGCTGGTAGAGCAACTCTAGCAGTTAGAGAAAATGAAATTGCGGCAGAATCGATGGGAGTTAATACAACCAAGTATAAAGTGATTGCCTTTGTTATAGGAGCTATGACAGCTGCTGTTGCAGGTGGTTTATATACAAGTTATATTCAAACAATTGTTCCTCAAAATTTTGATTTTATGAAATCAATTGATATTTTAATTATTGTCGTATTTGGTGGTGTTGGAAGTATTACAGGAACTTTTATTGCTGCTATTGCGTTAGGATTTTTAAATATGTTCTTACAAGATGCAGGAGCATTAAGAATGATCATTTATGCTCTAGCTTTAGTAGTAGTTATGATTTTTAAACCAACTGGCTTACTCGGAACAAAAGAGTGGTCATTTAAAAAATTATTCGATAAAGGAGGACGAATGAATGTCACTTCTAAAAGTAAATAA
- a CDS encoding ABC transporter ATP-binding protein gives MSLLKVNNLTKNFGGLAAVSNVNLTLETNELVGLIGPNGAGKTTLFNLLTGVYEPSEGDVLLTTEKEEERLNGIKPFKIANKGLSRTFQNIRLFKELSVLDNVLIAMTGKQQVGVLTSLLRLPSFYTSEKKIKEKAYELLAIFDLSEKKDSKAKNLSYGEQRRLEIVRALATEPKILFLDEPAAGMNPQETAELTELIKRIQKEFDLTILLIEHDMSLVMDVCERIYVLEYGQLIAEGKPEEIKTNERVIKAYLGGEL, from the coding sequence ATGTCACTTCTAAAAGTAAATAATTTAACGAAAAATTTTGGTGGGTTAGCAGCTGTTTCAAATGTTAACCTTACGTTAGAAACGAATGAATTAGTTGGTTTGATTGGACCAAACGGGGCAGGAAAAACAACTTTATTTAATCTGTTGACAGGTGTTTATGAACCTAGTGAAGGAGATGTTCTTCTAACTACTGAAAAAGAAGAGGAGCGCTTAAATGGCATTAAACCATTTAAAATTGCTAATAAAGGATTAAGTCGAACGTTCCAGAATATTCGCTTATTCAAAGAACTATCAGTCTTAGACAATGTGCTAATAGCAATGACAGGAAAACAACAAGTTGGTGTTTTAACGAGCCTTCTAAGATTGCCAAGTTTTTATACATCAGAGAAAAAAATAAAAGAAAAAGCTTATGAATTGCTAGCTATTTTTGATTTGTCGGAAAAAAAAGATAGCAAAGCTAAAAATCTTTCTTACGGTGAACAAAGGAGATTAGAGATAGTTAGGGCGTTAGCGACAGAACCTAAAATATTATTTCTAGATGAACCAGCCGCTGGGATGAATCCTCAAGAAACGGCAGAATTAACGGAATTAATCAAACGAATTCAAAAAGAGTTTGATCTTACTATTTTATTAATTGAACATGACATGTCTCTTGTAATGGATGTGTGTGAAAGGATTTATGTACTAGAGTATGGTCAATTGATTGCTGAAGGAAAACCAGAAGAAATCAAAACCAATGAACGAGTAATAAAAGCGTATTTAGGTGGTGAATTATAA
- a CDS encoding ABC transporter ATP-binding protein, with protein MIMLKVENLSVSYGMIQAVKDINFEVNEGEIVSLIGANGAGKTTILRTISGLIRPSKGIISFQGKSIEKETSPKIVSSGLVQVPEGRHVFTGMTVMENLELGAFLYTDKKESETILATIFERFPILAERKHQDASTLSGGEQQMLAMGRALMSRPKLLLLDEPSMGLAPIFIREIFSIIEEINKQGTTVLLIEQNAKMALSIADRGYVLETGKVVLEGTGEELLGSSEIQKAYLGG; from the coding sequence ATTATAATGCTGAAAGTTGAGAATTTGTCTGTCTCTTATGGCATGATTCAAGCTGTAAAGGACATTAATTTTGAAGTGAATGAAGGAGAGATAGTCAGTTTAATTGGTGCCAATGGAGCTGGAAAAACAACTATACTAAGAACTATTTCAGGACTTATTAGACCAAGTAAAGGAATCATTAGTTTCCAAGGAAAATCAATTGAAAAAGAAACATCTCCTAAGATTGTGAGTAGTGGATTGGTTCAAGTACCAGAAGGACGTCATGTTTTTACAGGAATGACAGTTATGGAAAATCTTGAATTAGGTGCTTTTTTATATACGGACAAAAAAGAAAGTGAAACTATTCTAGCAACTATTTTTGAACGATTTCCAATTTTAGCGGAAAGAAAACATCAAGATGCCTCTACTCTTTCAGGCGGTGAACAGCAAATGTTAGCAATGGGAAGAGCATTAATGTCTCGACCAAAACTATTATTGTTAGATGAACCTTCAATGGGGCTTGCACCTATTTTTATTAGAGAAATTTTCTCTATTATTGAAGAGATTAATAAACAAGGAACAACGGTTTTACTCATTGAACAAAATGCTAAAATGGCTTTAAGTATTGCTGATAGAGGATATGTATTAGAAACTGGAAAAGTTGTATTAGAAGGTACAGGAGAGGAATTGTTAGGTAGCTCAGAAATTCAAAAAGCGTATTTAGGAGGATAA
- a CDS encoding CBS and ACT domain-containing protein, with product MLVKDYMSQDLITIDKKTKIFDVVELMKEYDIHRLPVVENKRLVGLITEGTIQEAMPSKATSLSVYEANYLLNKTIVDDVMIKKIETIKEDCLLEDAIFTMRTKKVNVLPVLNDTDEIVGIITNNDIFDAFLNITGYKEPGTRVSIRIEEDHEGVLARLTQLFSDNHLNIVQIVVYRNKEIPVIVVQTTSEDSEFIKKILQENNYDVLSSIQTVQR from the coding sequence ATGTTAGTAAAAGATTATATGTCTCAGGACTTGATTACAATTGATAAAAAAACTAAAATATTTGATGTTGTTGAATTGATGAAAGAATATGATATTCATCGATTACCAGTTGTTGAAAACAAACGGTTAGTTGGACTGATTACAGAAGGAACAATTCAAGAAGCAATGCCTTCAAAAGCAACAAGTTTAAGTGTTTATGAAGCTAATTATTTACTGAATAAAACAATTGTTGACGATGTTATGATAAAAAAAATCGAAACGATTAAAGAAGATTGCCTTTTAGAAGATGCAATTTTTACAATGAGAACCAAAAAAGTGAATGTTTTACCTGTTTTAAATGATACTGATGAAATTGTAGGTATTATAACGAATAACGATATATTTGATGCTTTCTTAAATATTACAGGTTATAAAGAACCAGGTACTAGAGTTTCAATCAGAATAGAAGAAGATCATGAAGGGGTACTAGCTCGTTTAACACAACTTTTTAGTGATAACCACTTAAACATTGTTCAAATTGTGGTGTATCGAAATAAAGAAATACCAGTAATAGTTGTTCAAACAACATCTGAAGACAGTGAGTTTATTAAGAAAATTCTTCAAGAAAATAACTATGATGTCTTGTCTTCTATTCAAACAGTTCAAAGATAA
- a CDS encoding DUF2969 domain-containing protein, whose product MMRKNKPVEVEIKETETIKDGKTIVCHQLFIGKKMIGEVLEVDSSKYEIKSEESFVGIAKTMDQGYEEVLRNWNLHN is encoded by the coding sequence ATGATGCGAAAAAATAAACCTGTTGAAGTAGAAATTAAAGAAACAGAAACTATTAAAGACGGTAAAACAATCGTATGTCATCAGTTATTTATTGGTAAAAAAATGATTGGTGAAGTCTTGGAAGTAGACAGTTCAAAATACGAAATCAAAAGTGAAGAAAGCTTTGTAGGTATTGCTAAAACAATGGATCAAGGCTATGAAGAAGTTTTGAGAAACTGGAATTTACATAATTAA
- a CDS encoding DeoR/GlpR family DNA-binding transcription regulator: MKNSIDVINQRMTNILSLLQEKGQLTTDELSSLLNVSISTIRRDLIVLEEKNSIIRKHGYCLYNFKNTEDFDASGPERIKEMIGAEASKLIKNSDSVFVNTSSTALCAIKHTSATNLTIISNNLKLSTLKMNPQSSYILTGGELRFPKEALVGDIAFNTINETNADICIIGCSGVDINNGVTTKILNEAKLNKAMIEQTTSTRVLVADHRKIGLTSKFKISDVNMFDYLITDEYCSKKLLNEYKKLGIKVIQVNSI; this comes from the coding sequence ATGAAAAATTCTATTGATGTGATCAATCAAAGAATGACAAATATATTATCACTTTTACAAGAAAAGGGGCAACTAACTACTGATGAATTATCATCCTTATTAAATGTCTCAATAAGCACAATCAGACGAGATCTTATCGTTCTTGAAGAAAAAAACAGTATTATCAGAAAACACGGCTACTGTTTATATAATTTTAAAAATACTGAAGACTTTGATGCTTCTGGTCCTGAAAGAATCAAAGAAATGATTGGAGCAGAAGCCTCTAAGCTCATTAAAAATAGCGATTCAGTTTTCGTCAACACAAGCTCAACTGCTTTATGTGCTATAAAACACACATCTGCAACTAATTTAACTATTATTTCCAACAACTTAAAACTTTCAACTTTAAAAATGAATCCTCAATCTTCTTATATTTTAACTGGAGGAGAATTGCGTTTCCCAAAAGAAGCTTTGGTTGGAGATATTGCCTTTAATACAATCAATGAAACTAACGCTGATATTTGTATTATTGGCTGTTCTGGTGTCGATATTAATAACGGTGTCACAACAAAAATTTTAAATGAAGCTAAATTAAATAAAGCAATGATTGAGCAAACAACATCAACAAGAGTTTTAGTCGCTGATCATCGTAAAATAGGTTTAACTTCTAAATTTAAAATTTCTGATGTTAATATGTTTGATTATCTTATTACCGATGAATATTGTTCAAAAAAATTACTAAATGAATATAAAAAATTAGGTATCAAGGTTATTCAAGTTAACAGTATCTAA
- the ulaG gene encoding L-ascorbate 6-phosphate lactonase produces the protein MSNHINDITKEKWVQSVFPEWGTWLNEEIESEQVSEGTVSMWWLGCTGIWIKSHENTNILCDLWCGSGKRTHGTGLMKKGHQMMRMSGVQKMQPNLRTQPFVIDPFEIKHVDALVVTHIHSDHLDINTAAAVNRNCPEAKFVGPKEVVKTWLSWGVPEEKTIVVKPGDKVKIKDVEIVALEAFDRTALVTWDNPEESLKDKLPQDMDLIAVNYLFCTSGGNIYHAGDSHYCNKFAEHGNKYQVDVCLGAYGENPRGITDKVTSIDMLRMAEALNTNVVIPVHYDIWSNFMADPKEITELWKMKKDRLKYSFKPYIWQVGGKFTYPTNKDDMEFNFYRGFDDAFSIENDTPFPSFL, from the coding sequence ATGTCAAACCATATTAATGATATTACGAAAGAGAAATGGGTTCAATCGGTATTTCCAGAGTGGGGAACTTGGCTAAATGAAGAAATAGAAAGTGAACAAGTCTCAGAAGGAACTGTTTCAATGTGGTGGTTAGGTTGTACAGGCATATGGATCAAATCTCATGAAAATACTAATATACTTTGTGATTTATGGTGTGGTTCTGGTAAAAGAACTCATGGAACAGGCTTAATGAAAAAAGGTCACCAGATGATGAGAATGAGTGGTGTACAAAAAATGCAACCTAATTTAAGAACACAGCCATTCGTGATTGATCCGTTTGAAATTAAACATGTGGATGCTCTAGTGGTAACTCATATACATTCAGACCATTTGGATATTAATACTGCAGCAGCTGTTAATAGAAACTGTCCGGAAGCTAAATTTGTTGGTCCAAAAGAAGTCGTTAAAACTTGGTTATCTTGGGGAGTTCCAGAGGAAAAAACAATTGTCGTTAAACCAGGAGACAAAGTAAAAATAAAAGATGTTGAAATTGTTGCTTTAGAAGCATTTGATAGAACAGCTTTAGTTACTTGGGATAATCCAGAAGAAAGCTTAAAAGATAAATTACCACAAGATATGGATTTAATAGCTGTTAATTACTTATTCTGTACATCTGGTGGAAATATTTACCATGCAGGGGATTCACATTATTGTAATAAGTTTGCAGAACATGGTAATAAATATCAAGTAGATGTTTGTTTAGGAGCTTATGGTGAAAACCCAAGAGGAATTACGGATAAAGTAACTTCTATAGATATGTTAAGAATGGCTGAAGCGCTGAATACAAATGTAGTTATTCCAGTACATTATGATATTTGGTCTAACTTTATGGCAGATCCTAAAGAAATTACAGAACTTTGGAAAATGAAAAAAGATCGTTTGAAATATAGCTTTAAACCTTATATTTGGCAAGTAGGAGGTAAGTTTACTTATCCTACAAATAAAGATGATATGGAATTCAATTTTTATAGAGGATTTGATGATGCTTTTTCAATAGAAAACGACACTCCATTCCCATCATTCTTATAA
- a CDS encoding PTS sugar transporter subunit IIA, whose protein sequence is MLKYFFENDLINYLDKDITDWQEAISESCQVLLKKEIINQSYIDEIIACVKEHGPYIVIVPEVAMPHSSEKSEGVFGTAISFTKMKSEIVFDDPTEEKKAVLFFTLAAKNSEEHMENIQNLSELLMTEGLIEDLVRTNSLEEYIEVMEKYTN, encoded by the coding sequence ATGCTTAAATATTTTTTTGAAAATGATCTAATAAATTATTTAGATAAGGACATCACTGATTGGCAAGAAGCCATCAGTGAGAGTTGTCAAGTATTACTAAAAAAAGAAATAATCAATCAAAGTTATATCGATGAGATTATTGCTTGTGTTAAGGAACATGGACCATATATCGTTATCGTTCCAGAAGTCGCTATGCCTCATTCTTCGGAAAAAAGTGAAGGCGTTTTCGGGACAGCTATTTCATTTACTAAAATGAAGAGTGAGATTGTATTTGATGATCCAACTGAGGAAAAAAAAGCTGTTTTATTTTTTACTTTGGCCGCAAAAAATTCAGAAGAACATATGGAGAACATTCAAAATTTATCAGAGCTCTTAATGACAGAAGGGTTGATAGAAGATCTTGTTAGAACTAATTCACTGGAAGAATATATTGAAGTCATGGAAAAATATACTAATTAA
- a CDS encoding PTS ascorbate transporter subunit IIC yields MGDFLMGIWSYFASNILTQPAYLIGFIVLLGYVLLKRPIHECIAGFLKATVGYFILTVGSGGLVNNFRPILVGLKERFNLDAMVTDPYFGQNAVDAGLMETFGRTFGDVMILLLIAFIMNILLVRFQKYTKLRAVFTTGNVQVQQAATAFWIFLFCFPEFGRIEVLIAMGLVLGCYWAVGSNLTVDITQDLTEGAGFAIAHQQMFGVYLFAKLSEWMKKRDEKKGKAKNESKKLEDIELPGFLSMFNENMVATSLLMLFFFGIILLVLGQDYLIQAEFMQEGQSFLFYIMTTSLNFAVYLAILQLGVRTFVDELTQSFQGISNTILPGAVPGIDVAATFGFGSPNAVTIGFLFGSLGQFLMIGLLILMKSPTIVIAGFIPLFFDNAVIAVFANNRGGVKAACLFPFLSGIIQVGGSALFASWIGLSKYGGYLGMFDWATVWPGFAIIMKILGVVGIAVVVVVLLVIPQLQYRKNPDGYFLIVDDYEAYQEKFSK; encoded by the coding sequence ATGGGTGATTTTTTAATGGGAATTTGGTCTTATTTTGCAAGTAATATTCTAACTCAACCTGCTTATTTAATTGGATTTATTGTATTACTTGGATATGTTTTACTAAAAAGGCCAATTCATGAATGTATTGCTGGATTTTTAAAAGCAACAGTTGGCTATTTTATCTTAACTGTTGGATCAGGTGGATTAGTTAATAATTTTCGACCTATATTAGTTGGACTAAAGGAAAGATTTAACTTAGATGCAATGGTGACAGATCCTTACTTCGGACAAAATGCGGTAGATGCTGGATTAATGGAAACGTTTGGAAGAACGTTTGGGGATGTTATGATCCTTTTATTGATAGCCTTTATTATGAATATTCTATTAGTAAGATTTCAAAAATATACCAAGTTGAGAGCTGTTTTTACAACAGGTAATGTTCAAGTACAGCAAGCAGCAACAGCTTTTTGGATTTTTCTTTTCTGTTTTCCAGAGTTTGGAAGAATAGAAGTTTTAATTGCAATGGGATTAGTATTAGGTTGTTACTGGGCAGTCGGTTCTAATTTAACAGTAGATATTACTCAAGACTTAACTGAAGGTGCTGGTTTTGCTATAGCACATCAACAAATGTTTGGTGTTTATCTATTTGCAAAATTATCAGAATGGATGAAAAAAAGAGATGAGAAAAAAGGAAAAGCAAAGAATGAGTCTAAAAAACTAGAAGATATTGAATTACCTGGCTTTTTATCTATGTTTAATGAAAATATGGTAGCGACTTCATTACTAATGTTATTCTTCTTTGGAATAATTTTACTTGTCTTAGGTCAAGATTATTTAATTCAGGCTGAATTTATGCAAGAAGGTCAAAGTTTCTTATTTTATATAATGACGACTTCTTTAAATTTTGCAGTTTACTTAGCAATTCTACAATTGGGAGTTAGAACATTCGTAGATGAGTTAACACAATCTTTCCAAGGAATTTCAAATACAATTCTTCCTGGAGCAGTACCAGGAATTGATGTTGCAGCAACATTTGGATTTGGTTCGCCAAATGCAGTAACAATTGGTTTTCTTTTTGGTTCATTAGGTCAATTCTTGATGATTGGTTTATTGATACTTATGAAATCACCAACTATCGTAATTGCTGGATTTATTCCATTATTCTTTGATAATGCTGTTATTGCGGTTTTCGCAAATAATAGAGGTGGAGTTAAAGCCGCTTGCCTATTCCCTTTCTTATCTGGAATTATTCAAGTAGGAGGTTCAGCTTTGTTTGCTTCTTGGATAGGTTTGTCCAAATACGGAGGATACCTAGGTATGTTTGACTGGGCAACAGTTTGGCCAGGATTTGCTATTATAATGAAAATTTTAGGTGTCGTTGGAATAGCTGTCGTCGTCGTTGTGT